The Felis catus isolate Fca126 chromosome X, F.catus_Fca126_mat1.0, whole genome shotgun sequence genome includes a region encoding these proteins:
- the LOC105260214 gene encoding Y-box-binding protein 3-like codes for MSEVGEVTRTEVTVSVPPQAAQKLLVSLGGGDLPRAPVAGNLGGDAIPKTTAAGGAKGKVPKKVIAKRVRGSVKWFNVKNGYGFISRHDTQEDVFVHQTAITRNNPHKYQRSVGDGEMVEFDVVQGERGTEAANVTGPAGAPVQGSRYAANRPRFCRGFYICRRGPPLHGPRGAEEDVDEGEASGEGFTKAQGQRRRLPGGPQDQKLQRFPPFRRAWALSRGPSILAPTSGPRPAHLPASAPASRPECAPRRGPGPSYLLSRPRARGITPGPRPSAGISEELEAEDKESGRDDGGPKQKPPPRYGSRRPNNPRHRPQQVPGAQGQVNVGGEGKTGKGPAETPVSVAVAKKNSAAEEEDTLVTDVPSATQAK; via the coding sequence ATGAGTGAGGTGGGAGAGGTCACCCGCACAGAGGTGACCGTCTCAGTACCCCCTCAAGCCGCGCAGAAACTCCTGGTTTCCTTGGGAGGTGGAGATCTTCCCCGGGCTCCAGTGGCTGGCAACCTCGGCGGAGACGCGATCCCCAAGACCACCGCGGCAGGAGGCGCCAAGGGAAAGGTGCCCAAAAAGGTCATCGCCAAGAGGGTGCGAGGCTCCGTCAAGTGGTTTAACGTGAAGAACGGGTACGGTTTCATCAGCAGGCATGATACCCAAGAAGATGTGTTCGTTCACCAGACGGCCATCACCCGGAACAACCCTCACAAGTACCAACGCAGCGTGGGCGACGGCGAGATGGTCGAGTTTGATGTGGTGCAGGGCGAGCGGGGCACCGAGGCCGCTAACGTGACCGGGCCAGCGGGTGCCCCAGTGCAGGGCAGTCGCTACGCTGCCAACCGCCCCCGCTTCTGCAGGGGCTTCTACATCTGCCGCCGTGGGCCACCCCTGCACGGTCCCAGGGGCGCTGAGGAAGACGTCGACGAAGGTGAGGCCAGTGGCGAAGGCTTCACCAAGGCCCAGGGCCAGAGGCGCCGCCTGCCCGGCGGACCCCAAGACCAAAAGCTGCAGCGCTTTCCGCCCTTCCGCAGGGCCTGGGCCCTGTCTCGCGGCCCTTCGATCCTCGCTCCCACCAGCGGCCCGCGGCCTGCCCACCTGCCCGCGTCTGCCCCAGCCTCAAGGCCCGAGTGCGCCCCTCGGCGGGGGCCCGGCCCCAGCTACCTGCTGAGTCGCCCTAGGGCTCGAGGCATCACTCCTGGTCCAAGACCCTCAGCAGGCATTTCTGAGGAGCTGGAGGCGGAAGACAAGGAAAGCGGGCGTGACGACGGAGGGCCGAAGCAGAAGCCCCCACCACGCTACGGATCCCGCCGCCCCAACAACCCACGCCACCGCCCGCAGCAGGTGCCCGGTGCCCAGGGCCAGGTCAACGTGGGAGGAGAAGGCAAGACCGGGAAGGGCCCTGCGGAAACACCCGTTTCGGTTGCTGTGGCCAAGAAGAACAGCGCCGCTGAGGAGGAGGACACATTGGTCACTGATGTCCCCTCTGCCACCCAGGCCAAGTAA